AGGGGCCCCCTCACGGCTACTCTCTGGGAGGGTCAGACCTACATGACTGAGTCTGGGGAGCTTAGCGAGGGGCGCCCCTCTCCAGCCAGGCCTCAGGGGTCTGCCCCCTACTGCAAGAAGAGCACCTGGTCCTAGTGTGGCTCTGGACATCCTCAGAGCTCAGAGCTCCGAGCTGGGAGGCCAGCTCCTTTCCCCACACACCTATCTCCTAATGAGCTCATTCATTAGGTGCCAGGCAGGGTTCAACAGCTCTCTCCTGCAGCATAAACCCTATTTGTTTGATCGATTTTTTGCATTCAGGCTTGTGGCATTTGTTCCCAGGAACAGAACTGCTCCTTCGGGCATGGTGGGAAGGAATGGTCCTTTTGGGTAGGGCTGTGGGCCTGGGATAGTCCTGCTCCTGGGACTGTCCTCCTGGGCCAGGAGGGTCACCCAGTTCTTCCTTGGTCTGATccaggggaggaggtgggagagacAGGTCGGGGCTCATgtctctccacccccacccctccccagcacACCCTCTGTCTAGGACAGAGCCCCCAGTGACATTCTGCAGCTGGCTCTCCATGCAGGCTGTGGCCCCTGGCTGATCTCCTGAGCCATCAGGTGGGGCAGGAATGGAAGGGAAAGGGCAGGTGTGGCAGGCCATCCATCTCCCTGAGCCCAGTGCAAACAGCGGGCTCTGCCTGGGGCGAGGCCAGAGAGGGCAGCCCTGGCCTTGCAGATGAGGCTCTGCCCTCCTCCTCATGCCCCCCCGCCGCCCCCTGCCACCGAAGTGAATCATTAGCAAGCACAGCCCTGCCCGCGCTGTCTCAGTAGGTGCCTGGGGTGGCCCCATGGCCTCTCCTGTGGGCTCTTTCTCTGGGTGGCAACAGCCCAGGGGCCCCAAACCCTAGGTGACAGGGTCTAATCCTGCTTTCCCAtccaagaaaataacaaatgctggttcCCAGTCATGCACTGGGGGCCCTCTGAGGTGCAGAGTCCCCAGCTCCAATGAAGACAAGAGCCACACCTGGCCCCTCGCCTCAACCACAGAGTCAGAATGTGGAGCAGGAGGTTTTATTGTAAAGAGGCCGATTGTACAGAGCAAAGATTGTTCTGACACAGGGGGTTGGGGGGCGGGACCCAGGGGCCAGAGCTGGGGGAAGGATGAGGGGGTGACATCGCCCCAtccaggcagtgggcagggaGGACTAAATGGCTCCCCCCGGTTCCCTTCCCTACCCCTCATTACTGGGTAAGAGGGAGCCAGGCTAtttccacagaccaggagaaTACAGCGGGAGACCCTCACCACCCCACACCATGCCCAAGTATACGGGAGGTGCCCCAGCCTGGCTTTTGCAGTCAGCCAGCTCCCAGCCTCCTTGAGGAGCAGCCTGGCCACACCTATTTCCCTGGAGCCTGGAACAGCTGGCTTCGGGTTAGGAGCCTGGAAGCACCCCCTCACCCTGCCCAGGCACCTCAAGGGACAGCCCGTGGTTCCTTGGTCAAACCCCTTAGGGCACAGTGACCTGATGGCTTCTGCCTGTGGCACTGGGCAGGACAGGAGTGGGTGGGCACTGAGGGGACAGCACTGAGCCAGGTCTTAAAGGGGGAGTCTGACTATTGGGGGCAGTGGTCTCTGGTGGGGGCTTAGCCCCGGAGATGAGGCTCCTGTGAGTCCAGCCTAGGGGTTGAGGGAGATCAGAGTCGGTCCACATTGTCCTGGCCACAGGGGTCTCTGGGGCCTGACACTCAGGACTCGGCCACTCTGCCTGTCCCAGGCCCTGATTGTGGTAATTTAAAGCTCAGAATGGTGGGTCAGGGAAGCCTCAGGGACCAGGGCCCTGCCTTCCCCTAGACTGAGTCCCTCGTTGGCTTCATCCTCACACCCGCTGTATCTCAAACAGCTTCACATCAGTGTCGTACCAGACAGGGGGGTCCACATTCCTGTGGAGGAAGTGGGGGGTTACCCAGGTGCTGGGGCACCTTGCAGACAAGGCACCAGGAGGAGCTGGGTGGCAGGAATGGCCAAGCCAACCCTTTCCATCGCGATGTCCCACCCTGGGCTGCAGGTGCCACCCTCAACCAGGCAAGGCTGCCTTAGTTGACTGTCTTGACATGAAGTCCACCATGGGTGGTGGGGCCCAGAGCTGAGGTCCCTGCTGAGCCCTGCTGGGCAGGCTCTCAGGCGGACACCACCCCACCCCCCGGGGCCCACCTCAGATAGATGACGCCCCACATGTAGGTGCGGAACCACATGGCAGTGCCCGAGTTGGCCTGGTACTTGCGGATGAGGATGGGGTGGGGCACGGGCAGCAGCCCCACCAGGGTGCCATGCTGCAGGAACCGTAGGATCTCAGACTCATCCGTCAGGCCCCTGCAGGGAGAGGGGTGTCTCCAGCACACTCACGTGGTCTAGAGGAGCACAGGGCTCACTCTGGACTCCCAAGACCCATGCTTCCCATCATACACCCACCTAAGCCTAGGCTGGCCCCGCCCAGAGTCCACCTGCCCACACCCCTGGCCCCGCCCACACCCCGGCCCCGCCCACACCCCCTGGCCCTGCTGGCGCCCGACTCACTTGTCAATGCAGATCTTCTCCACCTGCGGAACCAGCACCTGCAGCAGCCTCATGATGGTCTGCAGCGGCAGCTTTGACTTCCAGGAGAGGACCTGGGGAGGGATGGGGTTCCTGGGGCTGAGAAAGCAACCCCTGGAGGCTGCAGGGCAAGCCTGACCCTGACCCAGAACCACAGGCTCCCCAAGGCAGAAAGCACCCCTGCTCCCTGCAGCACGAGCCTGGCACCAAGCAGGACCCCGGAACAGTTCATTGTTATTGATGGCAAGCGCCATGGCTCCGCATTAAGCCATGGCTGTGCCACGTGCCTTTCGGGAGACTGTCGCCTTTAGCCCTCACAACAGCGTGGTCAGGCAGGAACGGCAGTTATCCCTGTTCCAGTGCAACTGGCGTGATCTCAGGAGACACAGGGCGTGGGGATGAGATTCAGGGAAGGAAGTCGGAAAGAGTGATTTATTAAGGAAGAGAGCACTGAGGGCGCCTGGGGCTTAATCCTGCTGGGGACTCTGGCAACAGTGGAGACAAAGGAAGCAACCGAGCCAGAGAGGCCGAACACGTGGGATGTCACCAGCTGGAAGGACCGAGCCGGAGCCAGGCTGCTACGCCAGGGTCCTTCGATTCGGACTCATTGCCATCCTCACTGAGCTTCCCTGGGCCAGGGAACCCCAACCCAGCTCCCGCCCCTGTACCATCTGCCCAAACCCCAGCCCCTGCTCGCCTGGCATGGGGTCCCTCACCCACTCCGGCGTTGGGCTCCACTGCCCACTGGCTGATGAACTGGATGGTCGCCGCTGCTCCCTCCATGCCTGGCTGGGCTCCTGGTCCCCAGAAAAGAACAGGGGTGAGGGATGGCAGGGTTGGGTGAGGGGTAGAGTGGGGGGCAATGAGCCCTCTCCACTGGCAGCTGGAAATCCCACAAAGGGGAAGGCCCAGCCCAGCAGCCTttgccccaggccccaggcccagcCCAACCTAGTGACAGGTTTAGGGCCAGCGGCTGACAGGGCAGGCTGGGTAAAGGCCAGCTCAGATAAGGCGGAGGGATGAGAAGTCTGAAGGCCAAGGGCTTTGCCGGGACCAGTAAACAAGGGAGGGATCTGTGAAAGGCCCCCACCCCCAAGGGAGTCAGCAGCGCTGGCCCTAATGTCCTGGGCACTGGGTGTctgcccctctgctgcaggtgaCCCCAGAGTGCCCCGGCCCAGCCCCCACTGCAGAGGccaggggagaagggaagggccAGCCACGCCTGGCTCCAGGAGTCCCCATCACCCACCCCCTTGGCTGGGCTGCCGTCCTCTGAGCTCTGCTGGGGCTCAGGCTCCAGGGACCGCAAGGTGCCATCCTCTGACACCTGGGACTTCTCCGTCAGCTTGTCAATGCCTGGGCAGGGCACAAGTGGGAGTGAGGACCCCCCTCCACAGTGCCCCTTCTAGCCCTTCCTCCACccactttactttttatttgtgtttgttttactcCTGCTTCCCTCTGGAACCTCCGCTGGCTCTAGAGGCAGTGTCTGATCATTGCAACACCCTCTCCTGTGCTCATCGCTCCAGAGTCTACACTCGCCCTGAGGCTCTGCCCCCAACACCAAGCTACACATGCTAAGCCCACCCAGTACCCTCCCCCCATCCCTGTTGGCCAGCCCCATCCCCTCGGTTTCCATACACAGCCACGCTATTTGCCAGAGATGGGGGTGACACCCTGAGACcgtgtccctcccccagccacacCGGTATCCACGCTCCTCTCCCTTCCACTAGCACTAGACCTGGAGTAgccaccaggctggtcttgagggTGCCTGGCTCTGCAGGGGCGGCGGGGCGGGAGCCCTCCATGGAGGTGCCCTCCTGGGAGCCGGTGCGAGACAAGGGCTCGGGTGTCCGCCGGCGCCGCTGCAGGGCCTTGTGAATGGTGGGTGGGTCCGTGGGCAGGTTGGCCAGCTGATGGAAGACGCTGCGCTTGCGGATGATGGCGTAGACCAGGTTGGAGTTGCCTATGGGCAGGGAGCATGCCTCACCTCAGGGAGGCCCCCTCCAGCTCCCCCGGTCCAATCTGGGTGGGCTTCCTGGAAGGGGGAGTTTGGAGGACAGGAGTGTGTCTGCCCAAGGGGTTGGAGATGGTACAGGGAGCCCAAGAGAGAGTGCTGGGGCAGGGCTGCTGGCACTGGCTATGTGTGCCCACTATGGCTATCCCAGCATGTCAGACCAGAGCACCCCACAACACCCCTGCCCCAGTGCCTTTGAGTCCCCCTCCACAACCCAGCACTAAAGGGCTAACATCTGGCAAGGAGGACAGGCCCCAGCATGGCAGCGTCCACAGCAGGCCAGCTGTTAAGTATTCTGACTCTCCCCGAGCATGGTGGCCAGGAGGAGTCACGGAGGATAACGTGGCGTGTGCCTGCCGTCCATCCCCCACTGCTGACTTCTCCCAGCTCTCAGGCCCCAGTCCCCATCTCTGGTCCGCCTCATGCCATACTCTCCACTTTCAGTTCCAcatcccaccccagggcctttgcatgtgctgtctCCTGCCCCACCTTACCCCTATTTCTCCCTCAGAGATCACTGCAAATTTGACTGACTTGGGACCtagcaataataaaaattgatcatttttcaggtgccaggcactgtgctaagtgcctTTTGGGGGTTATTTTGCTCAATCTTCCCAGTACCTTCTGAGACCAGGACTCTTAGAACCATTGTTATGAGCAACTTACAGATGAGGGCACTGAGGCTCGGAGAGGTCAGGTGACGTGCCCCAGTCACAGGGCTAACGAGTGGCAAGGCTTGAAGTGACAGCAGGCAGCCGGGTGTCTGCGACACTGGGCAGACAGGCTGCTAAGATGCCCATCAGGGTCTTACTACTCTGCACTTCCCTTTTATCAcacttcaggccaggtgtggcagctcacgcctattatcccagcactttgggaggccgaggcaggtggatcatttgaggtcgggagtttgagaccagcctggctgacatggtgaaatcccacaaAGGGGCAAGCCCCGCCcaacagctcatgcctgtaactctggtgctttgggaggccgaggcaggcagattgcttgtctctactaaaagtacaaaaagttagctaggtacattggggggcgcctgtaatcccagctacttaggaagctgaggcaggcgaatggcatgaacctgggagaaggagattgcagtgaaccaagatcacgccactgcagtccagcctgggtgacagagtgagatgccatcggaaaaaaaaaattcagatgtcCATTAGAGGGTAATCATCTGTTTgaagcctccctccctgcctccagccccagctgTGAGCTCCACAGGGCAAGAAGCAAAGCTTTGTTCCCCACTGTATCCCCTGCACCCAGGTACActatagatgctcaataaatgtacactgaatgaatgaactggGGGCAGAAGGCAAGCAGTCCAGCACCTCCCAGAGGCCACCTCCTGGGCTGTGCCCTCCTTAGGTAGGAAGGAGGCCCACTGGCCACCCTGATCACCAGGGCCTCAGGCTGGTGCCTCACCGTCAAACTGGTACTGGATGATGTTGTTGAAGACCTCCAGGAGGAAGAAGACCAGGTGGTGGTTCTGGGCGGCAGAGAAGAGGAACCAGGTGGTGGAGAAGGCCTCCAGCAGGTGCAGCAACTTGTTGGCAGTCACCATGGACAGGCTCTTGAGGTAGGGGGACACTGTAGGGGAGGGGCCAGCTCACTCCTGGGCCCCCCGCCCCACCAAGCCATCCCTGCACATCCTGGGCCTGGGTGGAACAACAGGCTCCTGCTCCCAATCCCTCCCTGACCCCTGCAGAGCCAGGAAGTCCAAGGCCCAAGAGGCCGAGTCCACACTGGCCATACTGCGTGCAGAGTCCTGGGAGGCAGTTAGGCCTCACCCTCACCCCTCGACTATGAAGACAGCTTGTCCTGCTTACACAGCCACACGCATCCCACCCATGCCAGTCCCCCCATACCATGAGGGAGGCAGGACACAGACAaggtcatccccattttacagataggtaaactgaggctcaaagaagatTGTAAACTTGGCCCAAGTTCCCCAGTAATGAAATGATCGTGCAAGGATACAAACTCAGGACTTTAAATCTTTCTAGAACGTCAAGCTGTCATATCACTAGAGATGTATTTTGGGGCCCCACCCTGGGGGCACACCCAGCCTGACATTCCACGCTGATCTATCTGCACACTTCCTTATCTTGTGTCATTTTCCCTCCCTAGGCTGAGGGCTCCGCAGGGCAGGGACCGGGGCTGTCTTGTTCACAGATGTGTTCTCGGAACTGCCTCAGTTGAGATTTGTGAGATGGAGCCAGAGGGTGAACCAGGAGGGAAAGGGACAGTCCTGGCCCCAGAGATCACAGCCCAGCTAGAGGCCTCTACCACCCCACACTACCCACCCTGCAGTCTAAACCAGGCCACAGACAGGCCAGCCAGCCCTAGCCACGACCATCCTCTCCAAAAGATGTTCACATTGAAGGCATTTTGCCCCAGCCCTTGGCCACCTGCCTTGCTAGGTCCTGAACCCCAGGGAGCCTGACTCCTTCTGCTTCCTCTCCCCAGCAGCTGTGTGCAGTCCTTGCTGGGTGAGGGTGGGGACTGGACACGGATGGCAAAGGCAGAAAGGGTGGGGCTTCCACATCCCCATATTGTGTGACTCCAATTATCCAAACCTGCACTGCCCAACACAGTGGACATCAGCCATGTATGGCCACTTCGTGCTTGAAACACAGCTAGTCCTAATGCGTATGCTGCACAAATGAAACACAcaagaggccagacacagtggttcacgcctatataatcccagcactttgggaggctgaggcaggaggatcatttgagctcaagagttcaagatgagcctgggaaacagtgagatcccatcactataattagaaataaaatgaaatatggccgggtgtggtggttcacgcctgtaaccccagaactttgggaggccaaggcaggcagattgcttgaggccaggacttcgagaccaggctggccaacatggcaaaaccctgtctctactaaaaaaaaaaaaaaaaaattagccaggcgtggtggcacatgctgtgatcccagctacttgggaggctgaggcatgagaatcacttgaacccgggaggttgcagtgaatggagactgtgccactgcactccagcctgggcaacagagagtaagactctgtctcaaacataaaaaaataaaattaaataaataaagtaaaagtgtTATTGGACTACCAATGGCTCCAATAAACAGGGCTAAACTTCTTCAGATGTCAAagaaatggttaaaatttaaaaaagaaaaaaggccagatgcagtggctcatgcctgtaatcccagcactttgggaggctgaggtggacgaatcatctgaggtcaggagtttgagaccagcctggacaacacggcaaaaccctgactctactaaagacacaaaacttagccaggtgtggtggcacacgcctgtaatcccacctactcaggaggctgaggcatgagaatagcttgaacccaggaggaggaggttgcagtgagctgagatgacgccactgcactctagcctgggcgacaagactgAGTGTGAGAAGGGAATATTAAATATCTCATTAGTAATTTTTACATAGGCTACATGTTGAGATGATGGTGTTTGGGATATAGTGGAATagataaaacatattattaaattGTTGTCACCCTTTTTTTCTAATGTGGCTACTATGAACGGCACACaagtttgctttctttctgtggGCTGGAGGGGCTTGAACCCCGGAGCAGGTGGCAGGTTGGCCTGTGGCCTGGCACCACCTGGTGGTGAGTGCAGGGAGTGCGAGCTCCGGGTCCCTACCGTTGACCACGATGGTGAGCAGGCAGTCGAAGAGGGGCTGCAGCCGCTGGTGCCCGCTGGTGATGATTTTGTGGAACACCTGTGCCGGGAGGGACAGGGGCACTGTGGGCTCCCCGCTGCCTCCAGACTCAGCCAAGAGGACGCCGCCCCTGCACCAGCTGGGCCCAGCCACACGAGCCCCCTCACCACAATGAGCAGGTCGGCGTGGGTCCCCGTGAAGACTGGGATGTCCATGGGCACGCGAACCGAGTAAGGCTTGTTCAGCCGCACCCCAAAGTTCCGCTCCCCGCTCAGAAGCAGCAGGATGAAGACACCAATGTGCATCAGGCCCACCCGAGCTGTGGCAGGTGACGTGGGAGGGGTCACTcgggtgggagggggagggaggggcccAGACAGGGACCATTTTGGGGGCCTCCTTCCCGGGAGGTTAGAGTGCCAGGCCTGAgctcctgggaggcagggcagaTGGCGGGCCCTCCACCTCGCCACCAGGAAAGCCCCCAGCATCCCACCCCACCCTGGTCTTACATTGATCGGCCCGGGCATCGTTGAGGAAGAAGAGGATGGGGACAAGGATGTCTAGGACGTCACTGCTCTTCAGTACGAAGAAGAGGAATTTCTGGGGGTACGGGGAGGGACCAAGTGGGCTGAGTTTGAGGGAGGGGCAGCTCTGCCCCACCCCCCTCAGTCTGACACTGTCCCCGCCCCTGGGCTATTGGAGCAGCTGCTCTCCATCTTCCTGCAGGGCCCCTCGAGGCTGGCCCACCTTGTTGAAGTCACAGAGCTTCCAGAAGAGAACTAGCAGCTCCTGGTGGAACTGGATCTTCTTGGTGGAGTTGGGCAGGTAGGTCTGGAGCAGGGGGTTGGACAGCAGCCGGGCTATACCCTTGAGGATGAACTGGAAGTCCTGGGGGTGAGGATAGAGCAGCGGGCCTGTCCAGCATGATCCCCACAGCTCCAACTTCCCAGCCCAGGCCCCCCACAAatgcctcctccttcccctagAGCCAGATCCCACCTCCAGAGACCGAGGGCCCTGATGCTATCATCCATAGCTGTCCTGGGGCAATGCCTCAGGAAACGGAGTCCCTCATAGGTGTGGACAGCCCTGGCCCCCCCACCAGACTGCAGACTCTCTGTCCTTGGGCTGTGCACCCCTTGAGCAAGGCTGCCGCTCCCAGTGAGctcccacacatgcacaccctcAACCTCGTCCCTGCCCACCTTAGACTCATGGTTGACAGATTCCATCCTTCTACCCCTCCCCAAAATACTCCCCCATCACCCCATCACACTCGAGGGGCATTCCACTGTTGTGTCATTTACTGAGACCTGCCACCAGCTGGGGTGAGAAGGCAGCTAGTGTCCTGTGTTTTAGCTGCAGAAGTTAGAACTCTGGGAGTTCAAGCACCTTCCCACCAAGATCACAAGACACGTGAACTGGGACTGCCTGGCCTGAAGCCCTTGTCCACTGTCattcccctctctccccaccacCTCTGAAATGACATCAGCCACCTCCTCCTAGAAGCCTTCCCAGTTACTTCTACCCAGGTGAGGCCATCAGCCCTTCCTGCACCTTGAAACCCTCACAGCCCTGCCAATATTTCATCTGGGGTGGCCCCAGCCCACAGAGAGCATGGTTCCTTCATGGAGGGGTCAGGATCCCCCATATCCCTGTCTCACTTGCATCCCCCCGCCCCCTGCAAAGCCACTGTGGGGAATGGACTTGCCTCCTCACGATGGATGCGGGACAAGTAGTTCACAAACAGGTTCTCGGGGCCTGGAGGCTGCCAAGAGGAGAAGCCTGTGGTAAGCAGGCGTCCTCCCGGCCACCCGCAGCCCCAGCAGCTGCCCTTCATGCTCCCATCCTTACATCGGCATCATCCATGGCGGTGCCAGTGGTGGTGCCGTCCACAGTGGGGCTGGCACTGCTGGCGCTGTCGTGGTCCAAGGTGACAATGAGCACCTGGGCAGCCTCCTCCACCAGGGGCTCCCGGTAGTCAGAGAAGAGCAGGTGGTTGTAGGGGATCCCGTAGCCCACAGGGTCATAGGCACACACGGTGTTGAGGAGGGAGGTGAAGAGGGGCAGGGCATGTCTGCAGCAGAAGAGGGGACAAGGCTGCAGAGGCTCCACACACCCCTCTGGCCACATGGGAGGATCAGcctcattcaacaagcattttaGCGCCAGGCCAGGGAGTGGCTTGAAAAGAGTGGGTGGGGGAAGCCCAGAACCATGAGTAGGGCACATTCATACCCCTTAGGGTCTAAAGGGGCAGATACCCTCCCTCAGGGCCTCAGAGATGGGATTGGAGGCCCATGGAGAAGGCGGGCTTCCCCTCGGGGAGCAGAGCCCAGGCTCAGCCAACCAGTTCCCAGGCCACAGAATGACTCCACTCAGACTCAAGAGATGTCAGGGTTCAAGCTGCTcgtcttacagatgaggaagctgagacccagagaggttaagtgaggGACAAAGGGTAGCAGTTTGCCTGATAAGGCTGGTGAGAAAGAAAGCTCTGGCCAGCCTCTGACCATGGCTGGTGGAGGGGACTGCCTGGCTGCCTTCTCTTCTGGAGTAGGGTAGAAGGTTGAGCAGAAGACTAGGAAACCTGAATAAGGCGTGTCATGTAGGGACCAGAGTCTGAAAGGCGGAGGTTGACCGCCACCTGCTGGGCACTGACCCTATGCGGCCAACGCAGCTCCCCGTGGGAGCTACCTTCTCAAATACTCAACCCTGCCATGTGACACGTGTGACAGCCCCCCGCCCCGTGCTCACGTGTCCCCCACAGTCCATGAGAGCCTCATGTGGGCTGGGCCTTCGTGCCCTTCGGGGTATTTGTCACACATACACCCCAACCCGGTCTCTAA
The Papio anubis isolate 15944 chromosome 17, Panubis1.0, whole genome shotgun sequence genome window above contains:
- the HID1 gene encoding protein HID1 isoform X1 — its product is MGSSDSKLNFRKAVIQLTTKTQPVEATDDAFWDQFWADTATSVQDVFALVPAAEIRAVREESPSNLATLCYKAVEKLVQGAESGCHSEKEKQIVLNCSRLLTRVLPYIFEDPDWRGFFWSTVPGAGRGGQGEEDDENARPLAESLLLAIADLLFCPDFTVQSHRRSTVDSAEDVHSLDSCEYIWEAGVGFAHSPQPNYIHDMNRMELLKLLLTCFSEAMYLPPAPESGSTNPWVQFFCSTENRHALPLFTSLLNTVCAYDPVGYGIPYNHLLFSDYREPLVEEAAQVLIVTLDHDSASSASPTVDGTTTGTAMDDADPPGPENLFVNYLSRIHREEDFQFILKGIARLLSNPLLQTYLPNSTKKIQFHQELLVLFWKLCDFNKKFLFFVLKSSDVLDILVPILFFLNDARADQSRVGLMHIGVFILLLLSGERNFGVRLNKPYSVRVPMDIPVFTGTHADLLIVVFHKIITSGHQRLQPLFDCLLTIVVNVSPYLKSLSMVTANKLLHLLEAFSTTWFLFSAAQNHHLVFFLLEVFNNIIQYQFDGNSNLVYAIIRKRSVFHQLANLPTDPPTIHKALQRRRRTPEPLSRTGSQEGTSMEGSRPAAPAEPGTLKTSLVATPGIDKLTEKSQVSEDGTLRSLEPEPQQSSEDGSPAKGEPSQAWREQRRPSSSSASGQWSPTPEWVLSWKSKLPLQTIMRLLQVLVPQVEKICIDKGLTDESEILRFLQHGTLVGLLPVPHPILIRKYQANSGTAMWFRTYMWGVIYLRNVDPPVWYDTDVKLFEIQRV
- the HID1 gene encoding protein HID1 isoform X2, whose product is MGSSDSKLNFRKAVIQLTTKTQPVEATDDAFWDQFWADTATSVQDVFALVPAAEIRAVREESPSNLATLCYKAVEKLVQGAESGCHSEKEKQIVLNCSRLLTRVLPYIFEDPDWRGFFWSTVPGAGRGGGEEDDENARPLAESLLLAIADLLFCPDFTVQSHRRSTVDSAEDVHSLDSCEYIWEAGVGFAHSPQPNYIHDMNRMELLKLLLTCFSEAMYLPPAPESGSTNPWVQFFCSTENRHALPLFTSLLNTVCAYDPVGYGIPYNHLLFSDYREPLVEEAAQVLIVTLDHDSASSASPTVDGTTTGTAMDDADPPGPENLFVNYLSRIHREEDFQFILKGIARLLSNPLLQTYLPNSTKKIQFHQELLVLFWKLCDFNKKFLFFVLKSSDVLDILVPILFFLNDARADQSRVGLMHIGVFILLLLSGERNFGVRLNKPYSVRVPMDIPVFTGTHADLLIVVFHKIITSGHQRLQPLFDCLLTIVVNVSPYLKSLSMVTANKLLHLLEAFSTTWFLFSAAQNHHLVFFLLEVFNNIIQYQFDGNSNLVYAIIRKRSVFHQLANLPTDPPTIHKALQRRRRTPEPLSRTGSQEGTSMEGSRPAAPAEPGTLKTSLVATPGIDKLTEKSQVSEDGTLRSLEPEPQQSSEDGSPAKGEPSQAWREQRRPSSSSASGQWSPTPEWVLSWKSKLPLQTIMRLLQVLVPQVEKICIDKGLTDESEILRFLQHGTLVGLLPVPHPILIRKYQANSGTAMWFRTYMWGVIYLRNVDPPVWYDTDVKLFEIQRV